The DNA region AAGATGGTTTGGATAAAAAATTAATGGAATATGGTAAGTTAGTAACTGCTTTCTATAAACATTTCCGTCTTGAATCAAATAAAAATTCAGGGGTTTGGCATCTTAGTGAGGATGCATTTAATAAGATCTTAGCTTTACCAAAATATGATTATCGAAAAGTCTTAAAAATTTTAATTGATGATTTTAAAGCGTCTGATGCTGCCAAAAATTTATCAGGATTAAATATTTTTACAACGGGTAATTGAGCAAAAAAACAGTATAATCTTACTTTAAATGATGCCAAAGATACTTTTTCATTGCGTCGTCGTGCTGATTGAAATTTTGATTTAATATTTGGAACAAATAATGCTGTGTATTATACGGGTTGAACATCAACATTATTTACATTGCAATTTACTAAAAAATAAGGATAACCTAAAAAAGCAAGAATTTTCTTGCTTTTTTATTTATTTAAAATAAAATTAGTTGTTTCGTATGAATATTTGATAAGTAATAAATAATTTTAAAATAAGTTTTTTGTTTTAGGAAAAAGTTTAATTTTAACTTGCATTTTAAAATTAAACTTTATATTATTACTTTAACAACTTTAAAAAGCAATTTTGGATGTTACGGGAATTAGGTGCAAGTCCTAGGCTGTCCCAGCAACTGTAAAGTGGATGAAAGCTAACATATGCCATTGAGAAGATACTTCTTGAGAAGGAATAGCGAGTAAAGTGAAACTGAGCCAGTAGACCGATCTAAAAAACATTGATATTTATCAGTGCTGCCTTTATAGTTATTATCCCTGGGGTTGGATAATTAATTATTTATTAGTGGAAAACTATTAAATAATAATTTGAAAGACGTCAAAAAGCGTTTTTTAGTTGTTAATTTAAAGCGATAATCCTATTAGGGCATTATTTGAAATAATAATAATTAAAAAATTTTTAAGTTAATAAAACTAATTTTAAAATATTTTATAATTTTAATTTTTTGTTAACTTAATTTATTAAATAAAATTCTTAATTAAACATTTCTTATATGAATATATTAAAATATTCCTTTTCGTTTTGTTTAAATTTATTTTTAATAAAAAACATTTTAAATAATAACCTAATTAATAGGAACGTAAATCCAATAAAGGTACGAATAAAGGAAGGAAATAAAAAAATGACACCACATATTAATGCAAAACAAACTGATATTGCAAAGGTTGTTTTAATGCCTGGTGACCCGCTACGAGCAAAAGCAATTGCTGAAAAATATTTAACAGATTATAAGTTAGTTAATGAGGTTCGGAATATGTTTATGTATACGGGGAAATATCAGAACATTGAAATTACAATTGCTGGAAGTGGGATGGGTTGTCCAAGTATTGGAATTTATTCATATGAATTATTTAAATTTTATGATGTTGACTATATTATTCGCATTGGCTCAGCAGGTAGTTATAAGTCAGAACTTAAACTATATGATATTTTTAATGTTCGCGCAGCGTTTGGGGAAAGTAATTATGCAAAGATTGCCGCAAATATTGATGATAATCTGATTTCAGCAAGTGAAAACTTATTTAATACCATTGAAGAAGTGGCGTTAAAGCAAGGAATTGAGACACATACTGGTATTGCCCATGCTGCTGATGTTTTTTATCGTTATGATGATTCATTATCATTTACCGAAAAACATAATTTAGATGTTGTTGAAATGGAATCATATGCCTTGTTTGCTAATGCAATTGTTACTAAAAAACAAGCAGCAACATTGCTAACTATTTCTGACAATCTTGTTACAAAACAAGCAGCTTCAGCAATGGAACGTCAAAATAATTTTATGGCAATGGTGCAATTAGCATTAGCAACGGCAGTGCAATTAATTAAATAGCCTAATGGAGGAGAAAAGATGAAAATCGCTGTTTTTGGTACTGTTGGTGCTGGTAAAACAAAAGTTAGTGAAGCATTATGTCAACAGTTAAACTATAATTTATTTAAAGAACCCTTAGAAGAAAACCCATATTTTAATGATTTTTATCAGGATATGAAGGGATTTGCGTTTAAGATGCAAATTTATATGTTAACAACCAGAATTGAACAATTTTTTGAAATTGATAATTTAGCAGATACTGTTTTTGACCGCACAATTTTAGAAGATCCTGTTTTTGTTCGGGTTTCACATTTGCTAGAAATTATGAATGATGTTGATTTTAAAGTTTACAATCGTTTTTTTCAAAATGTTATTACGCCAATTTTAAAACAAAAATTAGGCTTTGATGTCATTATTTATTTAAAAGTCTCAACAGCAAAAGCAGTTGAACGGATTAATAAGCGTGGCCGGATATTAGAATTAGAAACACCATACCATTATTGGGAAAAATTAAATGAACAATATGAGGTCTTATATGATGAACTAAAGGATGATTATCATTTCATTGTTGTTGATGCTGATAACGATAATTTTGCGGAAAAGATGACCTTTATTATGCAGAAATTATTAATGATAGATAATAAAGTTCCTTGTTTAATTTAAAAATAATTATCGTTGATATTTTAAATTTATTAGGAGGAAAATTAAATGAAAGATACAAATAATAATATTGAAACAAAAAGCCTAAGTAATTTACGAATTTTAGGCTTAGATCCAATCATTTATAATAAAACTGGCCACCCGGGAATTGTTTTAAGTGCGGCCCCAATGATACAAGCAATTTACTTAAACAATTTAATTGCTAATCCAGCT from Spiroplasma sp. NBRC 100390 includes:
- the deoD gene encoding purine-nucleoside phosphorylase is translated as MTPHINAKQTDIAKVVLMPGDPLRAKAIAEKYLTDYKLVNEVRNMFMYTGKYQNIEITIAGSGMGCPSIGIYSYELFKFYDVDYIIRIGSAGSYKSELKLYDIFNVRAAFGESNYAKIAANIDDNLISASENLFNTIEEVALKQGIETHTGIAHAADVFYRYDDSLSFTEKHNLDVVEMESYALFANAIVTKKQAATLLTISDNLVTKQAASAMERQNNFMAMVQLALATAVQLIK
- a CDS encoding deoxynucleoside kinase gives rise to the protein MKIAVFGTVGAGKTKVSEALCQQLNYNLFKEPLEENPYFNDFYQDMKGFAFKMQIYMLTTRIEQFFEIDNLADTVFDRTILEDPVFVRVSHLLEIMNDVDFKVYNRFFQNVITPILKQKLGFDVIIYLKVSTAKAVERINKRGRILELETPYHYWEKLNEQYEVLYDELKDDYHFIVVDADNDNFAEKMTFIMQKLLMIDNKVPCLI